One window of the Equus caballus isolate H_3958 breed thoroughbred chromosome 2, TB-T2T, whole genome shotgun sequence genome contains the following:
- the SLFNL1 gene encoding schlafen-like protein 1 isoform X2 encodes MEPPGEQHSQEAPPEESLPKESGLEVAPSTHVLYVGHLNPQFSVPVLACLLRDTLERLELPVAREHIEVVRRPRKAYALVQVATHGDTLASLHWRLQTALEEHQILKELVARGKELVLGEGRGPSSHREEEDSGPSPSLSPGPCPDPSPGSHLRPTRLTNTPPTRALAQRQRRQSSWVPPSSTRSDSAIMHQKILGQEQLFQGAFLGSETRNVEFKRGGGEYLTLAFKHHVRRYVCAFLNSEGGSLFVGVEDSGLVQGIRCSHRDEDRVRLLVDSILQGFKPQVFPDAYTLTFIPVVSTSTTSTPLKVIRLSVHAKAQAEPQLYETDLGEVFLRRDGSTQGPLSVCAIQEWCRQKWTAELSKLEEKVNVLTVEKEQLQEQLQQQKPVSCTCCVL; translated from the exons ATGGAGCCTCCAGGCGAGCAACACTCGCAGGAAGCACCCCCAGAAGAGTCCCTGCCCAAGGAGTCGGGCCTCGAGGTGGCACCCAGCACGCACGTTCTCTATGTGGGCCACCTGAACCCACAGTTCTCAGTGCCTGTGCTCGCCTGCCTGCTGCGCGACAccctggagaggctggagctgccgGTGGCACGGGAGCACATTGAGGTGGTGCGGCGGCCGCGGAAGGCCTACGCACTGGTGCAGGTAGCCACACACGGGGACACCCTGGCCTCCCTCCACTGGCGCCTGCAAACAGCCTTGGAGGAGCACCAGATCCTCAAGGAGCTGGTGGCCCGCGGGAAGGAGCTGGTGTTGGGTGAGGGCCGTGGGCCCTCGAGCCACAGAGAG gaggaggaCAGCGGCCCaagccccagcctcagccccggCCCCTGCCCTGACCCCAGCCCAGGCTCCCACCTCCGGCCGACCCGGCTCACCAACACCCCTCCTACCCGGGCCCTGGCCCAGCGGCAGCGGCGGCAGAGCTCCTGGGTCCCACCCAGCAGCACACGCTCCGACAGTGCCATCATGCACCAGAAGATCCTGGGCCAGGAGCAGCTCTTCCAGGGCGCCTTCCTGGGCAGCGAGACGCGCAATGTGGAGTTCAAGCGGGGGGGCGGCGAGTACCTGACCCTGGCCTTCAAGCACCACGTGCGGCGCTACGTATGCGCCTTCCTCAACAGCGAGGGCGGCAGCCTGTTCGTGGGCGTGGAGGACAGCGGCCTGGTGCAGGGCATCCGCTGCAGCCACCGCGACGAGGACCGCGTGCGCCTGCTGGTGGACTCCATTCTGCAGGGCTTCAAGCCCCAGGTCTTCCCTGACGCCTACACGCTCACCTTCATCCCTGTGGTCAGCACCTCCACCACCAGCACCCCCCTCAAG GTGATCCGCCTAAGTGTGCACGCCAAGGCCCAGGCTGAGCCGCAGCTCTACGAGACAGACCTAGGGGAGGTGTTCCTGCGGCGTGACGGGAGCACCCAGGGCCCGCTGTCCGTCTGCGCCATCCAGGAGTGGTGCAGGCAG AAGTGGACAGCGGAGCTGAGCAAGCTGGAGGAGAAGGTGAACGTGTTGACGGTGGAGAAGGAACAGCTCCaggagcagctgcagcagcaaAAGCCTGTCTCCTGCACCTGCTGCGTCCTGTGA
- the SLFNL1 gene encoding schlafen-like protein 1 isoform X1, giving the protein MEPPGEQHSQEAPPEESLPKESGLEVAPSTHVLYVGHLNPQFSVPVLACLLRDTLERLELPVAREHIEVVRRPRKAYALVQVATHGDTLASLHWRLQTALEEHQILKELVARGKELVLGEGRGPSSHREQEEDSGPSPSLSPGPCPDPSPGSHLRPTRLTNTPPTRALAQRQRRQSSWVPPSSTRSDSAIMHQKILGQEQLFQGAFLGSETRNVEFKRGGGEYLTLAFKHHVRRYVCAFLNSEGGSLFVGVEDSGLVQGIRCSHRDEDRVRLLVDSILQGFKPQVFPDAYTLTFIPVVSTSTTSTPLKVIRLSVHAKAQAEPQLYETDLGEVFLRRDGSTQGPLSVCAIQEWCRQKWTAELSKLEEKVNVLTVEKEQLQEQLQQQKPVSCTCCVL; this is encoded by the exons ATGGAGCCTCCAGGCGAGCAACACTCGCAGGAAGCACCCCCAGAAGAGTCCCTGCCCAAGGAGTCGGGCCTCGAGGTGGCACCCAGCACGCACGTTCTCTATGTGGGCCACCTGAACCCACAGTTCTCAGTGCCTGTGCTCGCCTGCCTGCTGCGCGACAccctggagaggctggagctgccgGTGGCACGGGAGCACATTGAGGTGGTGCGGCGGCCGCGGAAGGCCTACGCACTGGTGCAGGTAGCCACACACGGGGACACCCTGGCCTCCCTCCACTGGCGCCTGCAAACAGCCTTGGAGGAGCACCAGATCCTCAAGGAGCTGGTGGCCCGCGGGAAGGAGCTGGTGTTGGGTGAGGGCCGTGGGCCCTCGAGCCACAGAGAG caggaggaggaCAGCGGCCCaagccccagcctcagccccggCCCCTGCCCTGACCCCAGCCCAGGCTCCCACCTCCGGCCGACCCGGCTCACCAACACCCCTCCTACCCGGGCCCTGGCCCAGCGGCAGCGGCGGCAGAGCTCCTGGGTCCCACCCAGCAGCACACGCTCCGACAGTGCCATCATGCACCAGAAGATCCTGGGCCAGGAGCAGCTCTTCCAGGGCGCCTTCCTGGGCAGCGAGACGCGCAATGTGGAGTTCAAGCGGGGGGGCGGCGAGTACCTGACCCTGGCCTTCAAGCACCACGTGCGGCGCTACGTATGCGCCTTCCTCAACAGCGAGGGCGGCAGCCTGTTCGTGGGCGTGGAGGACAGCGGCCTGGTGCAGGGCATCCGCTGCAGCCACCGCGACGAGGACCGCGTGCGCCTGCTGGTGGACTCCATTCTGCAGGGCTTCAAGCCCCAGGTCTTCCCTGACGCCTACACGCTCACCTTCATCCCTGTGGTCAGCACCTCCACCACCAGCACCCCCCTCAAG GTGATCCGCCTAAGTGTGCACGCCAAGGCCCAGGCTGAGCCGCAGCTCTACGAGACAGACCTAGGGGAGGTGTTCCTGCGGCGTGACGGGAGCACCCAGGGCCCGCTGTCCGTCTGCGCCATCCAGGAGTGGTGCAGGCAG AAGTGGACAGCGGAGCTGAGCAAGCTGGAGGAGAAGGTGAACGTGTTGACGGTGGAGAAGGAACAGCTCCaggagcagctgcagcagcaaAAGCCTGTCTCCTGCACCTGCTGCGTCCTGTGA